One Thermoanaerobaculum aquaticum genomic window, AGGCGGCCAAGCAGGCTCTCGAAGCCCAGGTAGCTTCCCGAAGTGAGGAGTAAGGCATGGTTCAGGTCTTTCGCGTCGGCGATGTGGCCCGCCAAATGGGCGTGGAGGTACCGGAGCTCATCTTCAAGCTCCGGGCCATTGGCGTGGAGGTATCCAGTGCTGAGGACAGCTTAGACCTGGAGACGGTGCGCGCCATTATCCGCGGCGAAACCTTAAGCCGCCGCCCCAAAGAGGTCATTATTCGCCAGGAGACCACCACCCCGGCTCCCGCGGAACCGGCGCCCAAGGCCGTGCTCCGCAAGCCAAAGAAGGGCGTGCGTCGCCACGTTCTGGAGGAGGACCTCCCGGACGAGGTCCCCAGCTTGGACGGCCTGGGGGTGCCGGCCTCCCAACCGCGGCCCGTACCGCCTCCGCCACCGCCTCCGGAAACGGCACCGACGGCTGCTGCCGAGGAGGCCACCGAGGCGGCCAAAGCTGAAGCAGGAGCTGCAGCCCCGGCGGCCCCTCAAGAAGCCGTAGCCAAGGAGACACCCGAAGAGCTCGCACCCAGGCCGGCACCCGAAGAGGCCCCGGTTCGGGAGGCCGCAGCCGAAGTGAGCGCCGCCAAGCCCGCGGAAGAGGCACGGGCAGCGGCTCCGGCGCCCAAGCAAGCACCCGCTCCTGCGGCGGAGGCTAAGCCCGCCAAGCGGACGGCCAAAACCCCGCTGGAGGGCAAGCTGCGGGAGCTTTCCGAAGAGGAAATCAAGCAGCGCCTTCTGGCGCAAAAGCAAGCGCAAAAGGCGGCAGCTACAGCAAAACCGGGGAAAAAGGGCAAGGCCTCGGCCGATGCCGCGCTCATCCGCGAGCTTTTGGAGACCTTCGAGCAGCAAAAGGTTCGCCCCACCACCGAAGTGAAAGCGCCCACCCCCGGGCCCGTGGTTCCCGTGGCCGCAGGAAAGCCAAAGGCTGCCAAGCCATCCAAGAAGCGGGAAGCCCCGGTGGAGCCGGTGGAAGTGACCCTGGAGTTTAGGGATGGCAAGAAACCCGAAGGTCCCGTGTACCTCTCCGAGGCGGTCACCGTGCGGGAGCTGGCCGAAAAGCTCAACGTGCTGGTGAAGGACCTCATGAAGTTCTTGCTTTCCAAGAAGATCCTGGTCACCGCCAACCAAACCCTGCCCCGCGATCTGGCCGAGCAAATCTGCGAGTGGCTGGGGGTGGAAGCCATGGTGGTTTCCTTCGAGGAGGAAATTGACCTCACCCTGGAGGAAACCGGCAAGCTGGGCCGCGGCGAGCCTCGCCCGCCGGTGGTTACGGTCATGGGCCACGTGGACCATGGCAAGACCTCGCTTCTGGACGCCATTCGCAAGACGCAGGTGGCGGCCCGGGAAGCCGGTGGCATCACCCAGCACATCGGCGCTTCGCGGGTGGTGCACCAGGGTAAGGCCATCGTCTTCATTGACACCCCTGGCCACGAAGCCTTTACCGCCATGCGCGCCCGGGGGGCCAAGGTCACCGACATCGTGGTGCTGGTGGTGGCTGCCGACGACGGCGTCATGCCGCAAACGGTGGAGGCCATCAACCACGCCCGCGCCGCCAAAGTGCCCATCGTTGTGGCCATCAACAAGATTGACAAACCCAACGCCAACCCCGATCGGGTCAAGCGCGAGTTGGCCGAGCACGGAGTGCTGGTGGAGGGCTGGGGCGGCGATGTGCCGGTGGTGGAGGTTTCGGCCCTGAAAAAGCAAGGTATCTCCGACCTTCTGGAGGTCATCCTGCTGGTGGCCGAAATGAACGACCTGCGGGCGCCCAAGGAAGGGCCGGCCCGCGGCACCATCCTGGAAGCCCGCAAGGAAAAGGGTCGGGGCGTGGTGGCCACGGTTCTGGTGCAGCAGGGCACCCTGCGCCCCGGCGATTGCTTTTTTGCCGGCGCCACCTGGGGACGGGTGCGCAACATGGTGGACGCCAACGGCAAGCCGGTGAAGGAAGCCGGGCCTTCGGATCCGGTGGAGGTCATGGGCTTCGAGGACCTCCCCGAAGCCGGTGACATCTTCCAGGTGGTGGAAAACGAAGCGAAAGCTCGGGAAGTGGCCACCTTGCGGCAGGAGCGGGCCCGGGAAGAGCAAATGGCGGCCAAGCGGGTTTCCCTGGAAGGGCTTTTGGACCACATTGCCAGCAAGGACGTCAAGGAGCTCAACGTGGTGCTGAAGGCCGACGTCCAGGGCTCAGTGGAGGTGCTGCGGGATACGCTCACCAAGCTCTCCACCTCAGAAGTGGCGGTGAACGTGCTCCACGCTTCGGTGGGTGCCATCACCGAAAACGACATCCACCTGGCTTCCGCCTCCGACGCCATCGTCATCGGCTTCAACGTGCGGCCCGAGCGCACCGCCCGGGAGCTGGCCGAGCGGCACCGGGTGGAAATCCGCACCTACAACGTGATTTACCAGCTCACCGAGGACATCCAGAAGGCCATGACGGGTCTTCTGAAGCCGGTGTACGAGGAAAAGGAGCTGGGCCGCGCCGAGGTGCGGCAGATCTTCCACATTCCCAAGGTGGGCACGGTGGCGGGGTGCATGGTAACCGACGGGATCATCCCGCGTTCGGCCAAGGTACGGCTGGTGCGGGACAGCGTGGTGGTGTGGGAAGGCAGCCTCGGCAGCCTCAAGCGCTTTAAAGACGACGTGAGCGAGGTGAAGGCTGGCTTTGAGTGCGGCCTGACCCTGGCGGGCTACCAGGACATCAAGCAGGGTGACGTCATCGAGGCTTACCAGCTGGTGGAGGTAGCCCGCACCCTGGAAAGCTAGGGAGGCGCCGGTGCCGGGTGAGCTGTCGCCTCTTTTTGTGGCGGTAGCGGAAGTGGAGCTCCACTTCCCGGGGGCTCGCTCGCTCAAGGACAAGCGGCAGGACCTGCGGTCGCTCTCAGACCGCCTCCGCCATCGCTTGCCGGTTTTGGTGGTGGAAGCCGACTTTCAGGACCTGCACCAGCGGGCCGGTTTGGCCATTTCCGCCTTGGCCACCGGTGAAGCGCAAGCCCGGGGTACCGTCAACCGCGCCCTGGAGGTGGTGCACCAGCTCTTCCCGGGGGTGGTGTTGGCGGAACGGGTAAGCGTGGTTCAGCTGCGTTAGGAGGCAAGCTATGCGTGACCCAAGGCTGCGAAAAGCACGCCTGGAAGAAACCATCCGCGAGGTTTTGTCCTCGCTTTTGCTGCGGGAGGCCAAGGACCCGCGGCTTTCCGGGGTTGTCATTTCCGCGGTGGAGCTTTCCGGGGATCTGCGGCAGGCCAAAGCGTACTTTTCGGTTTTTGGCGACGCCGAGCGGGAACGGCAAGCGGCGGAGGGGCTGGAGCAGGCCAAAGGCTTCCTGCGCGCCGAGCTGCGCCGCCACCTCAAGGCGGAAACCATCCCCGAGCTCGTCTTCCTCAGGGACAAAGGCTACGAGCACGCCGATCGCGTCTTCCAAATCCTGGACCAGCTCAAGAAGGAACACCCCGAGGGGAACGATGAGTAACACCGCGGGAAAAGCTTTGGAGGTGGCGCAGGCGCTTTCTTCCGCGCGCTTCGTGCTCATCACCAGCCACCGCAGCCCCGACGGTGACGCTTTGGGTTCGGAGCTGGCGCTCTGGGAAATGTGCGGGCTTTTGGGTCGGCAAGCGGTGGTGGTCAACCGCGACCCGCACCCTGCCAGCCTGGCGTTCTTGCCTAACCTCGCAAAGGCCCAGGTCACCGAACGCGTTCCTGCCGAGCTCTTGGACCAGGTGGATCTGGTGGTGTTTTTGGAATGCCCCGGCCCCGAGCGCCCGGGCTTTCCGGAGCTTTTGCCAAAGCCTTTGGTCAACGTGGACCACCACCTGGACAACCCCCTTTACGGCACCGTCAACTTCGTGGACCCCGAAGCCCCGGCGGTGGGGGAAATGCTTCTGGCGGTAGCCGACGCCGCCGGCGTTGCCCTCACCCCCACCATGGCCACCTGCCTTTACACGGCTTTGGTCACCGACACCGGCGACTTTCGCTACTCCAACGCCACCCCCAGGGCCTTTGCGGCGGCCCAGCGGCTGGTGGAAGCCGGGGCGCAACCCGCCGCCATTGCCGAAGCCCTCAACGACCACGTCCCCGCCCGGGTCATCCGCCTGCAAGCCCTGGTGCTGGGGACCCTGGAGCTGCAGGCAGACGGGCGGGTGGCGGTCATCACCTGCACCGCAGACATGCTCAAGACCGCCGGTGCCTTCCCCGAAGACACCGAGGACATGATCAACATCGTCAGGGCCATTGACGGCGTCAAGGTGGCGGTGTTCTTCAAAGCCTTTGCCCCCGATACCGTGCGGGTTTCTCTGCGTTCCAAAGGGCCCATCAACGTTCAGAAGCTGGCCGCTGCCTTTGGCGGCGGTGGGCACGAAAACGCCTCCGGTTTAACCTTTCACGGCGACCTCCCCCAGGCCCGGGCAGCGATCCTGCCGGGTATTTTGCAACTATTGGAGAAAGCATGAGCGGAAAAGCTGGTTTGCTGTTGGTGGACAAGCCGGCGGGTCCCACCTCCCACGATGTGGTGCAGGTTGCCCGTCGCGGGCTCAAGGAAAAGCGCATCGGTCACACCGGGACCCTGGACCCCGCAGCCACCGGGCTTTTGGTGCTGTGCGTGGGCAAGGCCACGCGCCTGCAAGGCTACCTCTTGGCCTGGGAAAAGGCTTACCAAGGGGAAATCCGCTTGGGCTTTGCCACCACCACTTACGACGCTGAAGGCGAGCCCCTGGCCGAACCCAAGCCCGTCCCCGAACTGACCCCTGAGCTTTTGGCCGAGCTTACCCGCCGCTTTTCCGGCGAGCAGGCGCAGCTTCCCCCACCCTTTTCCGCCAAGAAGAAGGACGGCAAAAAGTTCTACGAGCTGGCGCGGGAAGGGCAAGAGGTACCGCGGGAACCCAAGCTGGTCACCATCTTTGAGCTGACCCTGGAACCCGCGGGACAAGACCGCTTGCGCTTTTCCGTGGTGTGCTCTTCGGGCACCTACGTGCGCTCCCTGGCCCACGACATCGGCGAGGTCTTGGGGTGCGGTGGGCACCTGGCCACCCTTCGCCGGGTGCGGGTGGGGCCGTGGAGTGTGGAGCAGGCGGTGGCCGCCGAGGAGCTGGCCAAAAGGCCACCGGAGATTCCCGAGGGCGCCTTTATCGAGCTGGACAACATTGCCCTCCCCTTCCCCACGGTTACCCTCAACCCGGTGGCCGTTCAGCACTTCAGCCGCGGCCAGGAGGTGGTGGTGCGCGACGTGGTGGGGGATTTCGTGCCGGGAAAGATGGTGGCGGTCCGCGACCGGGCCGGCAAGCTGGTGGGCATTGGTCAAACGGCCCTTTACCTACCCCGCGCCCGCAGCCTCACCATTGCCCCCCGCACCGTGC contains:
- the infB gene encoding translation initiation factor IF-2 produces the protein MVQVFRVGDVARQMGVEVPELIFKLRAIGVEVSSAEDSLDLETVRAIIRGETLSRRPKEVIIRQETTTPAPAEPAPKAVLRKPKKGVRRHVLEEDLPDEVPSLDGLGVPASQPRPVPPPPPPPETAPTAAAEEATEAAKAEAGAAAPAAPQEAVAKETPEELAPRPAPEEAPVREAAAEVSAAKPAEEARAAAPAPKQAPAPAAEAKPAKRTAKTPLEGKLRELSEEEIKQRLLAQKQAQKAAATAKPGKKGKASADAALIRELLETFEQQKVRPTTEVKAPTPGPVVPVAAGKPKAAKPSKKREAPVEPVEVTLEFRDGKKPEGPVYLSEAVTVRELAEKLNVLVKDLMKFLLSKKILVTANQTLPRDLAEQICEWLGVEAMVVSFEEEIDLTLEETGKLGRGEPRPPVVTVMGHVDHGKTSLLDAIRKTQVAAREAGGITQHIGASRVVHQGKAIVFIDTPGHEAFTAMRARGAKVTDIVVLVVAADDGVMPQTVEAINHARAAKVPIVVAINKIDKPNANPDRVKRELAEHGVLVEGWGGDVPVVEVSALKKQGISDLLEVILLVAEMNDLRAPKEGPARGTILEARKEKGRGVVATVLVQQGTLRPGDCFFAGATWGRVRNMVDANGKPVKEAGPSDPVEVMGFEDLPEAGDIFQVVENEAKAREVATLRQERAREEQMAAKRVSLEGLLDHIASKDVKELNVVLKADVQGSVEVLRDTLTKLSTSEVAVNVLHASVGAITENDIHLASASDAIVIGFNVRPERTARELAERHRVEIRTYNVIYQLTEDIQKAMTGLLKPVYEEKELGRAEVRQIFHIPKVGTVAGCMVTDGIIPRSAKVRLVRDSVVVWEGSLGSLKRFKDDVSEVKAGFECGLTLAGYQDIKQGDVIEAYQLVEVARTLES
- a CDS encoding DUF503 domain-containing protein — translated: MPGELSPLFVAVAEVELHFPGARSLKDKRQDLRSLSDRLRHRLPVLVVEADFQDLHQRAGLAISALATGEAQARGTVNRALEVVHQLFPGVVLAERVSVVQLR
- the rbfA gene encoding 30S ribosome-binding factor RbfA; translation: MRDPRLRKARLEETIREVLSSLLLREAKDPRLSGVVISAVELSGDLRQAKAYFSVFGDAERERQAAEGLEQAKGFLRAELRRHLKAETIPELVFLRDKGYEHADRVFQILDQLKKEHPEGNDE
- a CDS encoding DHH family phosphoesterase, coding for MSNTAGKALEVAQALSSARFVLITSHRSPDGDALGSELALWEMCGLLGRQAVVVNRDPHPASLAFLPNLAKAQVTERVPAELLDQVDLVVFLECPGPERPGFPELLPKPLVNVDHHLDNPLYGTVNFVDPEAPAVGEMLLAVADAAGVALTPTMATCLYTALVTDTGDFRYSNATPRAFAAAQRLVEAGAQPAAIAEALNDHVPARVIRLQALVLGTLELQADGRVAVITCTADMLKTAGAFPEDTEDMINIVRAIDGVKVAVFFKAFAPDTVRVSLRSKGPINVQKLAAAFGGGGHENASGLTFHGDLPQARAAILPGILQLLEKA
- the truB gene encoding tRNA pseudouridine(55) synthase TruB, which gives rise to MSGKAGLLLVDKPAGPTSHDVVQVARRGLKEKRIGHTGTLDPAATGLLVLCVGKATRLQGYLLAWEKAYQGEIRLGFATTTYDAEGEPLAEPKPVPELTPELLAELTRRFSGEQAQLPPPFSAKKKDGKKFYELAREGQEVPREPKLVTIFELTLEPAGQDRLRFSVVCSSGTYVRSLAHDIGEVLGCGGHLATLRRVRVGPWSVEQAVAAEELAKRPPEIPEGAFIELDNIALPFPTVTLNPVAVQHFSRGQEVVVRDVVGDFVPGKMVAVRDRAGKLVGIGQTALYLPRARSLTIAPRTVLAEG